The proteins below come from a single Maylandia zebra isolate NMK-2024a linkage group LG23, Mzebra_GT3a, whole genome shotgun sequence genomic window:
- the LOC143415125 gene encoding uncharacterized protein LOC143415125 encodes MQRDHCLYSLYTYDCVATTSSTTIIKFADDTVVVGLISDNNETAYLKEIRNLENWCQRNNLLLNVSKTKELIVDFSTKQERNYQTPVINECPVERVDSFKYLGVHITQDLSWSCHINTVVKKARQRLYHLRRLRDFQLPSKVLRNFYSCTIESILAGNILTWFGNSTMQDRRALQRVVRSAERTIRSELPDLHSIYSRQCWTKARKIVKDLSHPNNRLFSLLRSGKRFRSLKTNTERLRRSFFPQAIRSLNHTTTQY; translated from the coding sequence atgcagagagatcACTGtttgtactctttgtacacatatgactgtgtggccactaccagctccaccaccatcatcaagtttgctgacgacaccgtcgtggtgggcctgatctcagataacaacgagacggcctacctgaaggagattaggaatctggagaactggtgccagaggaacaacctccttctaaacgtcagtaagacaaaggagctgatagtggacttcagcactaagcaggagaggaactaccagacccctgtcatcaacgagtgcccagtggagagagtggacagcttcaaatacctcggagttcacatcacgcaggacctgtcatggtcctgtcacatcaacaccgtggtgaaaaaggcccgacagcgtctctaccacctcagacgcttgagagacttccaactgccctccaaggtgctcaggaacttttactcgtgcaccatagagagcatcctggcgggaaacatcttaacctggttcgggaacagcaccatgcaggacagacgagctctacagagggttgtgcggtcagctgagcgcaccatccgctccgagctccctgacctgcactcaatctacagcaggcagtgctggaccaaggccaggaagatcgtgaaggacctcagccatcccaacaacagactgttctctctgttgaggtcaggaaagcgattccgctccctgaagaccaacacagagagactgaggaggagcttcttcccgcaggcgatacggtctctcaatcacaccaccacacagtactga